In Salvelinus alpinus chromosome 22, SLU_Salpinus.1, whole genome shotgun sequence, one genomic interval encodes:
- the LOC139549231 gene encoding uncharacterized protein yields the protein MATISRFGGGLFVIHGAVDGYSRLVVFLKASDNNRSATVMESFEAAVTSYGVPSRVRCDRGGENNRICAFMEQFRGGERGSDLRGRSTHNQRIELQWRDVWHGVSNVYHDLFTFLETEQIIDINNEVDLWALHFVFLSRVNRDLAVFASQWNHHGLRTEQRQSPLQLFVSGSLAMQKANLTAPRDLFAPALTTVTSQATTSVPPTTTHTTTSAPLTSTTTSAPLTSTTTSAPLTSTTTSAPLTSTTTSAPLTSTTTSAPLTSTTTSAPLTSTTTSAPLTSTTTSAPPITTSTSAPPSTTSTSAPLTSTTSAPLTTTSTSAPLTTTTSAPLTSTSTSAPLTSTSTSAPPITTSTTTTSAPPIITSTSAPPTSTTSAPPTSTTSAPPTSTTSAPPTSTTSAPPTTSAAALYWSEGVIVPQIQFTISNTQMELLRTIIPMEGPRGSLGVDNLQRVMAVISSAPLVPTPT from the exons ATGGCAACCATAAGCCGATTCG GTGGAGGATTGTTTGTTATCCATGGTGCTGTGGATGGTTACAGCAGACTTGTTGTGTTTCTGAAGGCCTCTGACAACAACAGGAGTGCCACAGTCATGGAGTCATTCGAAGCAGCTGTCACCAGCTACGGAGTACCATCCCGGGTGAGATGTGACCGGGGTGGTGAAAACAACCGCATCTGTGCCTTCATGGAGCAGTTCAGGGGTGGTGAGAGGGGAAGTGACCTCAGAGGAAGGAGCACTCACAACCAGAGGATAGAGCTGCAGTGGAGGGACGTCTGGCATGGAGTCTCCAACGTTTACCATGACCTGTTCACCTTCTTGGAGACGGAGCAGATCATCGACATCAACAATGAGGTGGACCTGTGGGCACTGCACTTTGTGTTCCTGTCACGGGTGAACAGAGATCTTGCTGTGTTTGCCAGTCAGTGGAACCACCATGGGCTGAGGACTGAACAACGGCAGTCACCTCTGCAGTTGTTCGTATCGGGTTCCCTGGCAATGCAGAAGGCCAATCTGACAGCACCAAGGGATTTGTTCGCCCCAGCTTTAACCACCGTCACCTCTCAAGCCACCACCTCAGTTCCTCCAACCACCACCcacaccaccacctcagctcctctaaccagcaccaccacctcagctcctctaaccagcaccaccacctcagctcctctaaccagcaccaccacctcagctcctctaaccagcaccaccacctcagctcctctaaccagcaccaccacctcagctcctctaaccagcaccaccacctcagctcctctaaccagcaccaccacctcagctcctctaaccagcaccaccacctcagctcctccaatcACCACCagcacctcagctcctccaagcACCACAAGCACCTCAGCTCCTCTAACcagcaccacctcagctcctctaACCACCACAAGCACCTCAGCTCCtctaaccaccaccacctcagctcctctaACCAGCACAAGCACCTCAGCTCCTCTAACCAGCACAagcacctcagctcctccaatcaccaccagcaccaccaccacctcagctcctccaatcATCACAagcacctcagctcctccaaccagcaccacctcagctcctccaaccagcaccacctcagctcctccaaccagcaccacctcagctcctccaaccagcaccacctcagctcctccaaccactAGCGCCGCAGCTCTTTACTGGTCGGAAGGGGTGATTGTGCCACAAATCCAGTTCACCATCAGCAACACACAGATGGAACTGTTGCGGACAATAATTCCAATGGAAGGCCCCAGAGGCAGCCTGGGAGTTGACAATCTACAGAGGGTTATGGCAGTTATATCTTCAGCGCCACTCGTTCCTACTCCAACCTGA